The DNA segment GCCGGAGCTGCCGGTCTGCACCTCGAGGATCAGGTCTTCCCCAAGCGCTGCGGCCATCTCGATGGGAAGACCCTCGTGCCCACCGACCACATGTGCGAAAAGGTCGCGTGGGCCGCCAAGGCCGCCGAACAGTCGGGCTGTGGCTTCATCATTTGCGCCCGCACCGATGCCCGCGGCGTCGACGGATTCGAGGCCGCTGTGGAGCGGGCTCGCGCCTACGTCGAGGCCGGAGCCGACATGATCTTCCCCGAGGGCCTCGCCACCGAGTCCGAGTTCTCCAGGTTCGCCGAGGCGATGGGCCGCGGTTCCGGCAAGCGCGCCGGCCCCTACCTCCTCGCCAACATGACCGAGTTCGGCAAGACCCCCATTATCCCCGTCGACCGCTTCGCCGCCATGGGCTACTCGATCGTCATCTTCCCGGTCACGCTGCTCCGCATCGCCATGGGCGAGGTGATGAGGTCGCTGGAGATCCTGAAGAAGGACGGCTCGGCCGCCCGCCTCCTCGAGGAAATGCAGACCCGCCAGCAGCTCTACGACCTGATCGACTACACCCCGGGGTCTCCCTGGGAGTGGCCCAGCCGCAACGCGTGATCACGGTCAGCGGGGCCCGGAAGCCGCCAGGATCTGCCCGCGCCAGAACGGCCTGCGACCCTTCTGAATCTGGACGAACCCAGGCATCCCACCCTCCGATGTGTACGCCCCCTCGATCGCCACGACATCCGCATCCGACAGCGGGAACTCGAAATAGGGTTTCTCAAACGCGTTCCTGACGGTTTCGAACCGCTCGGCCGCCGCGGCGAGAATCCGGTCCCCATCCGAGAGATCCGTCGCAACCGGGAAGTACAACGTCCCCCCCGGCCGCAGCCGATCTGCCGCTCTCGCCAGCAGCGTCAGGATCGGCCCCGTACCGTCAATGCCTCCCGTCGGCACCTGGTCCGAGTACCACCCAAGAGCCCGGGCAACTCCGTCTGCAATACCCGAGACATCCCCGATGATCACATCCGCCATAACGCTGCGGAGTTCCGCCTCGCGGTCAAACGGGTCAAACCAGTCCCCCTGGTAGACGCTGATCCGGTCCGCGAGGCCGTACTTCGCCGCGTTGAGCCTGGCGAGTTCGCAGTGGAGCGCTACCGGGTCGACGGCGACCACCCGCTCCGCTCCGTCCAACCCGGCCTTGATCGCCAGCGGCCCAATCCCGGTTCCGATGTCAAACACGGTGTCGCCAGGGGCAACCTGCACCGCCCGGCCGAACCGAACGGTCGTCGGGTTCGGGCGGAACGCCTTCTCCGAGATCAGCAGCTCAAGGGGAGGGTCAGTCACCCGGCATGTAATCAGGGGCAACGGCTCAGCCGCTTCGGGACCAATGATCAAGGGATTCCCTTCCGTGGCCCGACGAGCCGAAAAAGCACCGCCCGAGGTTATGGTAGCAGACCGCGCCCTCCAACGCTCGCAGCAATCCCAAGCTTCCCGTCGTTCGCGATCTCGCAAACTCGGCTCATTTCCCCGCCTCACCGGTCTACAGTAGCCAAGCGGAGCGAATCGGCCGCGGCAGGTACGTGACCACGCTCCGCTCCCGTCAACCTGCCCCAGTACTTTGAGGGAGCCTGTTCATGTCCACGGCGTCATCGTCGGCGTTTGCTCGGGGTCTCGAAGGCGTTATCGCCGGCCAGACCTCCATCTGCTCGGTCGAGCAGGGAGCTCTGATCTACCGCGGCTACGAGATCCACGACCTCGCCCAGAACGCCACGTTCGAGGAGGTCGCCTTCCTCCTTCTCGAGGGCCACAAGCCCTCCAAGGACGAACTCTCCCGCTTCAAGGGCGAGGTGATCAGCGAGCGAGCACTCCCCGAGCCTGTCGTCTCGTTCCTCAAGCAGAGCGGGCCTTGGCTCAAGGCAGGCACCGCCGTCCCGATGGACGTCCTCCGCACCGCCGTCTCCATGCTCGGTCACCTCGACGAGGACTGCCAGAAGGTTGACGCCAAGGCCAACCTCCGCAAAGCCAAGAGGCTGCTCGCCAAGATCCCCACCGTCATCGGCCACATGCAGAACGTCATCGACGGCAAGCCCATCGTCGCCCAGGAGACCGGCGGCGACCCCAGCCTCTCCCACGCCGCCAACCTCCTCTACCTCATGAGCGGCAAGAAGCCCAGCGACGACTACGCCCGGGTCCTTGACATCTCCCTCATTCTCTACGCCGAGCACGACTACAACGCCAGCACTTTCGCCAGCCGCGTCATCGCCGGCACCCTCAGCGACATGCACGGCGCCGTCACCGGAGCCATCGCCGCCCTCAAGGGCCCCCTCCACGGCGGAGCCAACGAGGCCGCCATGGAGATGCTCAAGGAGATCAACCAGGCCACTGGCGGCAGCGCCGACGCCGCCAAGATCCAGGCATTCATGAAGAACGCCTTCGAGACCAAGCGCAAACTCATGGGCTTCGGCCACCGCGTCTACAAGAACGGCGACCACCGCGCCCCGATCCTCAACAAACTCGGCCGCGGCATCGCCCAGAAGCAGGGCCCCGACTTCGTCAAGTGGTTCGATATCGGCGATGAGGTCGAGCGCATCATGCTCCGCGAGAAGAACATCCACCCCAACGTCGACTTCCCCTGCGGCATGACCTACTTTGTCATGGGCATCCCCGTCCCGCAGTACACCCCCATCTTCGTCGCCTCGCGCATCACCGGCTGGGCCGCCCACATCATGGAGCAGCACGCCGACAACCGCATCATCCGGCCGCTGGCCCAGTATGTTGGTCCGGCGCAGATGAAGTGGAAGGCGTAGGCAGCGACCTGCGACCTTCAGAGGGAGGCGCTCACCATGTCCTCCTTCGAGTTATTCATCCCACAGAAGGGAGGC comes from the Phycisphaeraceae bacterium genome and includes:
- a CDS encoding isocitrate lyase/phosphoenolpyruvate mutase family protein, coding for MSDDQTHPGQDLRRLMDTSCVAAPGAFNGLCARAVARAGFKACYVSGAATSVCAGVPDVGVLTMDHFCRVIREVRDGSGLPVLVDADTGFGEAEMVRRTVIEYERAGAAGLHLEDQVFPKRCGHLDGKTLVPTDHMCEKVAWAAKAAEQSGCGFIICARTDARGVDGFEAAVERARAYVEAGADMIFPEGLATESEFSRFAEAMGRGSGKRAGPYLLANMTEFGKTPIIPVDRFAAMGYSIVIFPVTLLRIAMGEVMRSLEILKKDGSAARLLEEMQTRQQLYDLIDYTPGSPWEWPSRNA
- a CDS encoding 50S ribosomal protein L11 methyltransferase, yielding MTDPPLELLISEKAFRPNPTTVRFGRAVQVAPGDTVFDIGTGIGPLAIKAGLDGAERVVAVDPVALHCELARLNAAKYGLADRISVYQGDWFDPFDREAELRSVMADVIIGDVSGIADGVARALGWYSDQVPTGGIDGTGPILTLLARAADRLRPGGTLYFPVATDLSDGDRILAAAAERFETVRNAFEKPYFEFPLSDADVVAIEGAYTSEGGMPGFVQIQKGRRPFWRGQILAASGPR
- a CDS encoding citrate synthase (catalyzes the formation of citrate from acetyl-CoA and oxaloacetate); amino-acid sequence: MSTASSSAFARGLEGVIAGQTSICSVEQGALIYRGYEIHDLAQNATFEEVAFLLLEGHKPSKDELSRFKGEVISERALPEPVVSFLKQSGPWLKAGTAVPMDVLRTAVSMLGHLDEDCQKVDAKANLRKAKRLLAKIPTVIGHMQNVIDGKPIVAQETGGDPSLSHAANLLYLMSGKKPSDDYARVLDISLILYAEHDYNASTFASRVIAGTLSDMHGAVTGAIAALKGPLHGGANEAAMEMLKEINQATGGSADAAKIQAFMKNAFETKRKLMGFGHRVYKNGDHRAPILNKLGRGIAQKQGPDFVKWFDIGDEVERIMLREKNIHPNVDFPCGMTYFVMGIPVPQYTPIFVASRITGWAAHIMEQHADNRIIRPLAQYVGPAQMKWKA